TAAAAACAGGATACGCAGCAGCCCAACTATGATCCAGAACAGTTTCTCCATTTTTGAAAAGCTCATCCACAAACCCCCCATCAAGAGGCTCTGTAGAAGTAACTGTAACCCAAGACTCACCCCTTTTTGTTGAATCGTTTATGGAAAAACGAGTCAGAGGATCTGCTTCTTGAGACGTAAGCACAATAGACGGCAACTTCGCAGAATCCAAATTAAAAAATCTAGGATTAACTTGGCCTTTCATTAACTTGACATAAATCCTCTGATACTCACGAACCGGCATTTCTGGAACTGTCAGGCCATCAAAAGAAATCTTTGCAACTTCCAAAGGAGCAGCGACAATCACAGCATCAAAAATTGAATCCCTTTCTCCTGTATGAACCCGAAAAGAACCATCAGACCGTTTCTCTACAGCAGTTACTTTGCTGTTTAACTCAACAGCAGAATCTGACGCCTCAAGAAGTTTTTTTGGAAAAACATCATTGCCGTCTTTGATGTTATACATGGCTTGACTGTAAACTCCCAACAAGGCAATCAAGCCTGCAAACCCCCCAAGCTCAGCATTCTGAGAATAAATTATCCGCGTGATAGGCGTGATTAATTCATCAATAAAACTTGAGTCGATACCCTTTTTCTCAAGAATCTTATCAAACCGATTTTGATAATACTTGTCAAGACCAACCCTTTTGAAAATCTCCCAAAACTCTGCGGGACTTTTTTGTTGCTCTTTGTAAAGCTTTTTTATGTTTCTTTCAGACTTTTTCAGATCATAAAGCAATTTTGGAACGGCCAACTTGTAATTGTTCACCAAAGCCAGCATCTTGTAAAACAGGGATTGACCCGACTGAAAAATAACCTCGGTTCCGTTCCAAACCGCCAAACCTTTTACGTCTTCTAGTTTTTTGGTTTCAAGACCCAATTTTTCAATAAGAACCGACACAATGGGGTTGCTGAAATTAAAAAACTCTGCACCCAGCTCTTTTTGAATTCCATTGCCTCGATAGGTCATGACTCGTCCACTTATTCTGTTGTCCGCTTCATATACCGTGATCTTTGGGTCTGAAAGATAATTGCGCGTAAAATATGCTGCAGAACAACCACCAACTCCTGTCCCAATAACCGCTACATTGACCATCTTTAGTTCAAACAAATACTCATGCTTTGACCAAAATAAGTTTAACATAAAAAACTAAAAATCAGTTAAACTAGAGGTTGCTATCAACTAGAGCATAACTTAACTGAATAATTCTTCGGTGTTAACAGTTATTGTTTCGATGATGATTCTGTGAAGTATTTTGAGGTCGTGCCTAAAACCTAGTTTCTTTTTGCCTAGGAGTTTTCTCTGTTCTAGAATGCAGTTCTATATTTGGTAGCAAAAAAATACATTTGCTGTTTTTCTTAAAACAACAATCAAAAAGTAAGGAAATCGAAAACAAAAAACAAGGAAACTTGCTCAGGAAATCCTCATTTAATATGGTATTTGATTGTTGGAACCGTTCTGAAATCCCTTTCAGAACTTATGTACGGACTGTAGTTTGTTTATTTTGATTTTTTGAAAATGACAACTATTCCAACAACAATTACTGCTATTACTGCAAATGCTACAATTAGTATTTGAGTCCCGTCAAGGCCCGCGATTGTTAAGGTTTTTATGTCGTAGCTTACGTTTACTGTTCGTGAACCTAACCCCACGTTCGTAAAAACTAGTGTATAAGCACCGTCTTGGTCTGCCGTGAAGTCAAATTCTGTTCCTTCAGAAACGCTCCCTATGTTTATGATCTCTGTTCCATTGGGTGCTTTTACAGAAAAACGAATGTTATCCGCAAGACCACCTGAAACAGACAATGAACCAGAAAATTGTTGACCGTTATTTAGGTTATGGGTTCGAGTTTCTTCGCTAAGAGCGTCTACTGTTATTGTTTCAACTTCAGCAGCATAAACTACGCTAACACAAAGCAGTAAAACACAAAGAAATACTAAACCATTTTTTTTGTTCATTCTTTTACCCCTTAAACCTAGGCTTCAATAGTTGATAAGAGTTGCGTGCTAATCAAAGGTTTTGTTTTTTGTTAAAAATAGTATCAATACAAGGAACAACGCCGAAGTTAAAGGCAGTAATTGTGGTGGCAAGTATTCAATAATGAAACCTCCAGCGATGGGGGTGATGATTTGGGCGATGCTTGTTAAGGAATTGTTTACTCCTAGTATCGTTGCGGTTTCTTTTTGGGTAACGCTGTTTGTGAGGCTACTGATGAATATGGGTCGGCTGACTCCGCTTCCGTAGGCTAGAAACACCAAGGGCACAAATACAAACAAGTATTCTGACGAAAAGGCAAGGGTTACCATGGCCACGGTCATGGATATTATTCCAGTTAGTAGGGTGCGGTGTTCGCCGAAAGCGTGGAGTATGCGAGAAATAAAGGCGGTTTGGATTAGCACCCGGAGTATTCCGATCCATGCCATGTAGAAGCTTACTTGGTCGGCGGTGACGTTAAACTGTTTTTGCGCCAGCAACGGCAAGTTTGAAGTGAACAAGAAGAAGGCGATGCTGTAAAAGAAAAACATTGACAAGTAGTTTCGCACTTTTGGAGTTTTGACAAACTTTTTAACTTCGGCAACAGGAATTACGTCATCAAAGCTAAGAGAGATTTTTTCGGTTTTTTTGGTTATAGTCTCAGGTAAAAAGAAAATAACTAAAACAAGGGAAATCAAAGTTATTCCTGCAGCAAAAAACATGGGCACAGAAAAATTAATTGTAGAAAGCACACCACCAATTACTGGCCCAAAGATGAGGCCTGCTCCAAAGACTCCACTGGAGTATCCGTAGACTCGGGTTCTGTGTTTGGGTTCGGTTATGTCGCTTATGTATGCTTGGCTGACGGTCATGTTGCTTCCTAGTAGGCCATCGATTAGTCGAGAAATGATTAACAAAAGTGCTGTTGTGGCAAATCCAAGGGTCATGAAACCTGCAAAGGTGCTGAATTGGCTTAGTATGAACATAGGTTTACGTCCAAAGTGGTCACTTAGTTTTCCAGTGATTGGGCTTGCGAACAGTTGACAAAAACTGAACACGCTAGTAATCAACCCAATTTGCACATAAGTTAAACCAAGTTCTAAGCCCAGATACGGAATCAAGGGCAGAACGCTACTAAAACCCATTACTTCGGTGAACATTATCAAAAAAATGATGTAGAGGCGTTTGTCAAACACGAAATCGTTTGCTTCTGGGTTTTTGCTTTTTTTCATCAAAATGGCCTCTACGCTTTAATTATTTTACAAAGTTAACAGTTAAGGCTTTGCTACGTGCATTGATTTGCCTATAAAGTTTGCTTTTGGAGATTTGAAGGTATAAGAAAAAATACCACAAAGTGAATAGAACTGTAGTTGAGTTTTATGTCTATGATTGAAGTAATTTCCAGTCGTCGAAGCATCAGAAAATATGAAAACAAAGAAATCCCAAAACAAGTTTTAGACCAAATCCTAGAAGCCGGCCGACAATCCCCTTCTGCCATGAACAAGCAGCCCTACCGTTTTGTTGTCGTAACCAAATCTGAACTCAAAAAAGAAATGAAAGCAATCTTTAGTCGTTTTCTTGACAACGCTCCAGTAGTAATAGTTGGATGTGCAAACGTAAAAGCCCGAATAACAGGGAAATGGGCTGAAATCGACACAACAATCGCTTTACAAAACATGTTACTTGCAGCTTGGAGTTTAGGAGTGGGAACATGCTGGATCGGAAGTTTTAATGAACAAAAAACCAAAAAAGCTCTTAACGTTCCAGAAGAATGGAAAGTAGTTGGAATGCTAACTTTAGGATATCCCGCCGAATCCCCCAACGAAAGAAAAAAGAAATCCACAGAAGAACTGTTTGGAAACAATCAGTTCTAACAATTTTTTTTA
This region of Candidatus Bathyarchaeum sp. genomic DNA includes:
- a CDS encoding FAD-dependent oxidoreductase translates to MVNVAVIGTGVGGCSAAYFTRNYLSDPKITVYEADNRISGRVMTYRGNGIQKELGAEFFNFSNPIVSVLIEKLGLETKKLEDVKGLAVWNGTEVIFQSGQSLFYKMLALVNNYKLAVPKLLYDLKKSERNIKKLYKEQQKSPAEFWEIFKRVGLDKYYQNRFDKILEKKGIDSSFIDELITPITRIIYSQNAELGGFAGLIALLGVYSQAMYNIKDGNDVFPKKLLEASDSAVELNSKVTAVEKRSDGSFRVHTGERDSIFDAVIVAAPLEVAKISFDGLTVPEMPVREYQRIYVKLMKGQVNPRFFNLDSAKLPSIVLTSQEADPLTRFSINDSTKRGESWVTVTSTEPLDGGFVDELFKNGETVLDHSWAAAYPVFKPTEKLPNMFLDDRLVYVNAVESSASSMESSSFAALNCVQAIKEQLG
- a CDS encoding emp24/gp25L/p24 family protein, with translation MNKKNGLVFLCVLLLCVSVVYAAEVETITVDALSEETRTHNLNNGQQFSGSLSVSGGLADNIRFSVKAPNGTEIINIGSVSEGTEFDFTADQDGAYTLVFTNVGLGSRTVNVSYDIKTLTIAGLDGTQILIVAFAVIAVIVVGIVVIFKKSK
- a CDS encoding MFS transporter; translated protein: MKKSKNPEANDFVFDKRLYIIFLIMFTEVMGFSSVLPLIPYLGLELGLTYVQIGLITSVFSFCQLFASPITGKLSDHFGRKPMFILSQFSTFAGFMTLGFATTALLLIISRLIDGLLGSNMTVSQAYISDITEPKHRTRVYGYSSGVFGAGLIFGPVIGGVLSTINFSVPMFFAAGITLISLVLVIFFLPETITKKTEKISLSFDDVIPVAEVKKFVKTPKVRNYLSMFFFYSIAFFLFTSNLPLLAQKQFNVTADQVSFYMAWIGILRVLIQTAFISRILHAFGEHRTLLTGIISMTVAMVTLAFSSEYLFVFVPLVFLAYGSGVSRPIFISSLTNSVTQKETATILGVNNSLTSIAQIITPIAGGFIIEYLPPQLLPLTSALFLVLILFLTKNKTFD
- a CDS encoding nitroreductase family protein; the encoded protein is MSMIEVISSRRSIRKYENKEIPKQVLDQILEAGRQSPSAMNKQPYRFVVVTKSELKKEMKAIFSRFLDNAPVVIVGCANVKARITGKWAEIDTTIALQNMLLAAWSLGVGTCWIGSFNEQKTKKALNVPEEWKVVGMLTLGYPAESPNERKKKSTEELFGNNQF